In the Nitrospirota bacterium genome, one interval contains:
- a CDS encoding aspartate 1-decarboxylase produces the protein MFRCILRAKIHTATVTDAKLEYEGSITIDEIIMEKAGLKPFEQVMVSNMNNGERFETYVIPGKKGVGEICLNGPTARKGIIGDKVIIFCYAYLEEKELKKFKPTIVILDEKNKILSVK, from the coding sequence ATGTTTAGATGTATATTGAGAGCAAAAATACATACCGCAACTGTGACAGATGCCAAGCTCGAATATGAAGGAAGTATTACCATCGATGAAATAATAATGGAAAAGGCGGGGCTGAAACCTTTCGAACAGGTTATGGTTAGCAATATGAATAATGGTGAAAGATTTGAGACCTATGTAATACCAGGGAAGAAAGGAGTCGGAGAGATATGTCTAAATGGTCCAACTGCGCGTAAAGGAATAATTGGAGATAAAGTAATTATATTTTGTTACGCTTACCTTGAAGAAAAGGAACTGAAGAAGTTCAAACCTACGATAGTGATTCTCGATGAAAAAAATAAAATTCTGAGTGTAAAATAG